In Scleropages formosus chromosome 18, fSclFor1.1, whole genome shotgun sequence, one DNA window encodes the following:
- the LOC108941893 gene encoding mucin-1 isoform X2, which translates to MSIYTTDSSTESTIHHPTDNTTGSYNESTTHSSLVSYSDISTTSRAHSPVVNTADTSSESTTHPPPVNTSDTSTESTMPLISTTGNSREITYQATSDSTKSNLSQNTSSPSLGNHTADDVNVTSSPPLRHTTTKPIHLTVSIPSSSNTQQPGNVETHSPSHSTNLASKNTSEYPVPGANSKPSDITTNKADSSNTQTQGTANSLGTHTESSVPLAYSDQVPGWAIALLVLVCFMVLLLLILCIVLLVCWCKRWRNYGFLDMSGDPIPYGHFNHGDNIPMYSTHSRFEAPNGKPYDDLESSSKNRTGMYVVNN; encoded by the exons ATGTCGATTTATACTACTGACAGTTCTACCGAGAGCACCATTCATCATCCAACTGATAATACCACAGGTAGCTATAATGAAAGCACTACTCATTCCTCACTGGTTAGTTATTCAGACATTTCTACGACTAGCAGAGCTCATTCTCCAGTGGTCAATACTGCAGACACTTCTAGTGAAAGCACCACTCATCCTCCACCTGTTAATACCTCAGATACTTCTACAGAATCCACTATGCCGTTGATTAGCACTACAGGCAATTCTAGAGAAATCACTTATCAGGCCACATCAGATAGTACTAAAAGTAATTTAAGTCAAAATACTTCTAGTCCTTCGCTTGGTAATCATACAGCAgatgatgtaaatgtaaccagcAGTCCTCCATTAAGGCATACAACCACTAAACCCATACATCTGACAGTTAGTATTCCATCATCTAGCAATACTCAGCAGCCTGGGAATGTGGAAACTCATTCTCCATCACATAGTACAAATTTAGCTTCAAAAAATACCTCTGAGTATCCTGTGCCAGGAGCCAATAGTAAGCCTAGTGACATTACAACAAACAAAGCAGATAGTTCCAACACTCAAACACAAGGGACAGCAAACAGtttgggaacacacacagaatccaGTGTACCTCTTGCCTATAGTGATCAAGTCCCAGGCTGGGCCATAGCTCTACTGGTGCTAGTCTGCTTCATGGTGCTGCTCCTCCTTATTCTCTGCATCGTGCTG CTGGTGTGCTGGTGTAAAAGGTGGAGAAACTATGGCTTCCTGGATATGTCTGGAGACCCCATTCCATATGGCCATTTTAATCATGGGGACAATATTCCCATGTACTCTACTCACAGCCGCTTTGAGGCACCCAACGGCAAACCCTAC GACGACTTGGAGTCCTCAAGCAAAAACCGAACTGGAATGTATGTAGTGAATAACTGA
- the mtx1a gene encoding metaxin-1a, with protein sequence MAAPLELYCWKGGWGLPSVNIESLTVLAYAKFAGAPLKIHKIANPWRSPTGSLPALKTHGEGSLSQPNKIIIHLRKQKYNADYDLSAKEGADSLAFISLLEEKLLPALIYTLWVDPKNYVDVTRRWYGENVPFPLNFFLPSRMQGQQLERLRLVRGNSRLEPGEELEKELYRDALECMNLLSQRLASQKFFFGDSPSSLDAYVFGHLALLLKVKLPNGKLQQHLKSIDNLSQFCSDILTLYFPNDGRETPGSKISTQPHSNDFDNEPNKRRNQVLSVLVALGAMLSYALLTGILSIQQVHPQGALGSSKGHGAGTHDEDEEEEVE encoded by the exons ATGGCTGCCCCCTTAGAGTTGTACTGCTGGAAAGGTGGTTGGGGATTGCCTTCTGTGAACATAGAATCTTTAACAGTACTG GCATATGCCAAGTTTGCTGGTGCTCCCCTAAAAATCCACAAGATTGCCAATCCCTGGAGAAGCCCTACAG GTTCCCTGCCAGCCTTGAAGACACATGGAGAAGGAAGTCTCTCCCAGCCCAACAAGATCATCATCCACCTGAGGAAGCAG AAATACAACGCAGACTATGATCTATCTGCTAAAGAGGGAGCTGACAGCCTGGCCTTCATCTCACTGCTGGAGGAGAAACTCCTGCCTGCTTTG ATCTACACTCTCTGGGTTGACCCTAAGAATTATGTGGACGTGACTCGGCGGTGGTATGGTGAGAATGTCCCTTTCCCTCTCAACTTCTTCCTGCCCAGTCGTATGCAGGGGCAACAACTGGAGCGACTACGCCTGGTGAGAGGGAACAGCAGGCTGGAGCCGGGAGAAGAGCTAGAGAAGGAG CTTTATCGTGATGCTCTTGAATGTATGAACCTTCTGTCCCAGCGCTTGGCTTCACAGAAGTTTTTCTTTGGGGATTC CCCCTCCTCTCTGGATGCCTATGTATTTGGCCACCTGGCCCTGTTGCTCAAAGTAAAGTTGCCCAATGGCAAGCTGCAGCAGCACCTCAAGTCGATTGACAATCTCAGTCAGTTCTGCTCAGACATCCTGACCCTCTATTTTCCCAACGATGGACGTG AGACTCCTGGCAGTAAGATCTCCACCCAACCACACAGCAATGATTTTGACAACGAACCCAACAAGAGACGTAACCAAGTGCTGTCAGTTTTGGTGGCCCTGGGTGCCATGCTAAGCTATGCTCTGCTTACAGGCATCCTCTCCATCCAGCAGGTCCACCCTCAGGGGGCACTAGGAAGCTCCAAGGGACATGGTGCAGGTACccatgatgaagatgaggaggaggaggtagaATGA
- the LOC108941893 gene encoding mucin-3A isoform X1, which produces MAQKFQRIVLYLVMLLCALNSKKTFISATATTAEHTSSLGNSANTTTTQKYSSEITTSVHTTDSSTQSTSHSTSIYTTDNSTQSTAHSMSIYTTDSSTESTIHHPTDNTTGSYNESTTHSSLVSYSDISTTSRAHSPVVNTADTSSESTTHPPPVNTSDTSTESTMPLISTTGNSREITYQATSDSTKSNLSQNTSSPSLGNHTADDVNVTSSPPLRHTTTKPIHLTVSIPSSSNTQQPGNVETHSPSHSTNLASKNTSEYPVPGANSKPSDITTNKADSSNTQTQGTANSLGTHTESSVPLAYSDQVPGWAIALLVLVCFMVLLLLILCIVLLVCWCKRWRNYGFLDMSGDPIPYGHFNHGDNIPMYSTHSRFEAPNGKPYDDLESSSKNRTGMYVVNN; this is translated from the exons ATGGCACAGAAATTTCAGCGGATTGTACTCTACTTAGTGATGCTTCTCTGCGCTCTAAATTCAA aaaagacCTTCATCAGTGCTACagctacaacagcagaacatACAAGTTCTTTAGGGAATTCTGCCAACACCACTACCACTCAAAAATATTCTTCTGAGATCACCACATCAGTTCATACTACTGACAGTTCTACTCAGAGCACCTCTCATTCCACGTCGATTTATACTACTGACAATTCTACTCAGAGCACCGCTCATTCCATGTCGATTTATACTACTGACAGTTCTACCGAGAGCACCATTCATCATCCAACTGATAATACCACAGGTAGCTATAATGAAAGCACTACTCATTCCTCACTGGTTAGTTATTCAGACATTTCTACGACTAGCAGAGCTCATTCTCCAGTGGTCAATACTGCAGACACTTCTAGTGAAAGCACCACTCATCCTCCACCTGTTAATACCTCAGATACTTCTACAGAATCCACTATGCCGTTGATTAGCACTACAGGCAATTCTAGAGAAATCACTTATCAGGCCACATCAGATAGTACTAAAAGTAATTTAAGTCAAAATACTTCTAGTCCTTCGCTTGGTAATCATACAGCAgatgatgtaaatgtaaccagcAGTCCTCCATTAAGGCATACAACCACTAAACCCATACATCTGACAGTTAGTATTCCATCATCTAGCAATACTCAGCAGCCTGGGAATGTGGAAACTCATTCTCCATCACATAGTACAAATTTAGCTTCAAAAAATACCTCTGAGTATCCTGTGCCAGGAGCCAATAGTAAGCCTAGTGACATTACAACAAACAAAGCAGATAGTTCCAACACTCAAACACAAGGGACAGCAAACAGtttgggaacacacacagaatccaGTGTACCTCTTGCCTATAGTGATCAAGTCCCAGGCTGGGCCATAGCTCTACTGGTGCTAGTCTGCTTCATGGTGCTGCTCCTCCTTATTCTCTGCATCGTGCTG CTGGTGTGCTGGTGTAAAAGGTGGAGAAACTATGGCTTCCTGGATATGTCTGGAGACCCCATTCCATATGGCCATTTTAATCATGGGGACAATATTCCCATGTACTCTACTCACAGCCGCTTTGAGGCACCCAACGGCAAACCCTAC GACGACTTGGAGTCCTCAAGCAAAAACCGAACTGGAATGTATGTAGTGAATAACTGA